In one window of Pseudomonas chlororaphis subsp. chlororaphis DNA:
- the glnA gene encoding glutamate--ammonia ligase produces MSKSVQLIKDHDVKWIDLRFTDTKGTQHHVTMPARDALDDDFFEIGKMFDGSSIAGWKGIEASDMILMPVDETAVLDPFTEEPTLILVCDIIEPSTMQGYDRDPRAIAKRAEEYLKSTGIGDTVFVGPEPEFFIFDEVKFKSDISGSMFKIFSEQGSWMSDQDVEGGNKGHRPGVKGGYFPVPPFDHDHEIRTSMCNAMEEMGLVIEVHHHEVATAGQNEIGVKFNTLVNKGDEVQTLKYCVHNVADAYGRTATFMPKPLYGDNGSGMHVHMSISKDGKNTFAGEGYAGLSDTALYFIGGIIKHGKALNGFTNPSTNSYKRLVPGFEAPVMLAYSARNRSASIRIPYVSSPKARRIEARFPDPAANPYLAFAALLMAGLDGIQNKIHPGDAADKNLYDLPPEEAKEIPQVCGSLKEALEELDKGRAFLTKGGVFSDDFIDAYIALKSEEEIKVRTFVHPLEYELYYSC; encoded by the coding sequence ATGTCGAAGTCGGTTCAACTCATCAAAGATCATGACGTCAAATGGATTGATCTGCGCTTCACTGACACCAAAGGCACTCAGCACCACGTGACCATGCCGGCCCGTGATGCGCTGGATGACGATTTCTTCGAAATCGGCAAAATGTTCGACGGTTCCTCCATCGCTGGCTGGAAAGGCATCGAAGCCTCCGACATGATCCTGATGCCGGTTGACGAAACCGCCGTCCTGGACCCGTTCACCGAAGAGCCGACCCTGATCCTGGTCTGCGACATCATCGAACCTTCGACCATGCAGGGCTACGATCGCGACCCACGCGCCATCGCCAAGCGTGCCGAGGAATACCTGAAGTCCACCGGTATCGGCGACACCGTATTCGTAGGTCCTGAGCCTGAGTTCTTCATCTTCGACGAAGTGAAGTTCAAGTCCGACATCTCCGGCTCCATGTTCAAGATCTTCTCCGAGCAAGGCTCGTGGATGTCCGACCAGGACGTGGAAGGCGGCAACAAAGGCCACCGTCCAGGCGTGAAAGGCGGCTACTTCCCGGTTCCTCCGTTCGACCACGACCACGAAATCCGTACCTCCATGTGTAATGCCATGGAAGAAATGGGCCTGGTCATCGAAGTTCACCACCACGAAGTGGCGACTGCCGGCCAGAACGAAATCGGCGTGAAGTTCAACACCCTGGTCAACAAGGGCGACGAAGTTCAGACCCTGAAGTACTGCGTGCACAACGTGGCCGATGCCTACGGCCGCACCGCGACCTTCATGCCTAAGCCTCTGTACGGCGACAACGGCTCGGGTATGCACGTGCACATGTCCATCTCCAAAGATGGCAAGAACACCTTCGCTGGCGAAGGTTATGCCGGCCTGTCCGACACCGCCCTGTACTTCATCGGCGGCATCATCAAGCACGGTAAGGCCCTGAACGGTTTCACCAACCCTTCGACCAACTCCTACAAGCGTCTGGTCCCAGGCTTCGAAGCTCCGGTCATGCTGGCCTACTCGGCTCGCAACCGTTCCGCTTCGATCCGTATCCCTTACGTGTCGAGCCCTAAAGCCCGCCGTATCGAAGCACGCTTCCCGGATCCGGCTGCCAACCCATACCTGGCCTTCGCTGCCCTGCTGATGGCCGGCCTGGACGGTATCCAGAACAAGATCCATCCTGGCGACGCGGCTGACAAAAACCTGTACGACCTGCCGCCTGAAGAGGCGAAAGAGATCCCACAAGTTTGCGGCAGCCTGAAAGAAGCCCTGGAAGAGCTGGACAAAGGTCGTGCGTTCCTGACCAAAGGCGGCGTTTTCAGCGACGACTTCATCGACGCTTACATCGCCCTGAAAAGCGAAGAAGAAATCAAGGTCCGTACCTTCGTACACCCACTGGAATACGAGCTGTACTACAGCTGCTGA